A DNA window from Hymenobacter aquaticus contains the following coding sequences:
- the panB gene encoding 3-methyl-2-oxobutanoate hydroxymethyltransferase: MSQHKEVKLVTTHQLLAMKQRGEKISMLTAYDFSMATILDGAGIDVLLVGDSASNVMAGHETTLPITLDQMIYHAQSVVRAVKRALVVVDMPFGSYQGNSSEALRSAIRIMKESGAHSIKLEGGAEIKESITRILTAGIPVMGHLGLTPQSIYKFGTYTVRAKEEAEAQKLIEDAQLLQDLGCFALVLEKIPSALAKQVAEKLSIPVIGIGAGPNVDGQVLVVHDMLGITKEFKPRFLRRYAELADLMHDAVTRYVKDVKDHDFPSAEEAY; encoded by the coding sequence ATGTCGCAGCACAAAGAAGTTAAGCTCGTCACCACGCATCAGCTTTTGGCCATGAAACAGCGCGGCGAAAAGATTTCGATGCTTACCGCGTACGATTTCTCGATGGCCACCATCCTCGACGGGGCGGGCATCGACGTGCTGCTGGTCGGCGACTCGGCTTCCAACGTCATGGCCGGCCACGAAACCACGCTGCCCATCACCCTCGACCAGATGATTTACCACGCCCAGAGCGTGGTGCGGGCCGTGAAGCGCGCCTTAGTGGTGGTGGACATGCCGTTTGGCTCGTACCAGGGCAACTCCTCGGAGGCGCTGCGCTCGGCCATCCGCATCATGAAGGAATCCGGGGCCCACTCCATCAAGCTGGAGGGCGGCGCCGAAATCAAGGAGTCGATTACGCGCATTCTCACGGCCGGCATTCCGGTGATGGGCCATTTGGGCCTCACTCCCCAGAGCATTTACAAGTTTGGCACCTACACCGTGCGGGCCAAGGAAGAAGCCGAAGCTCAGAAGCTGATCGAAGACGCGCAGCTGCTCCAGGATCTGGGCTGCTTTGCCCTGGTGCTGGAAAAAATTCCGTCGGCCCTGGCCAAGCAGGTGGCCGAAAAGCTGTCCATTCCCGTAATCGGCATCGGGGCCGGCCCCAACGTGGACGGGCAGGTGCTGGTGGTGCACGACATGCTGGGCATCACCAAGGAATTCAAGCCCCGCTTCCTGCGCCGCTACGCCGAGCTAGCCGACCTGATGCACGACGCGGTGACGCGCTACGTAAAAGACGTCAAAGACCACGACTTCCCCAGCGCCGAAGAGGCGTATTAA
- a CDS encoding 30S ribosomal protein S16: MAVKIRLARRGRKKAAQFDIVVADARAPRDGRFIEKIGTYDPNTNPASINFDGDKAFDWIMKGAQPTDTVRAMLSYRGVLYRKHLQLGVIKGAISQDVADERFTAWKEQKDAKIEGKRTSLGSAKDEARKAALAAETKVKEARAEALRIKNTPVAAPTAEAAEGETTEAAASTEATEEAGAKALVPESGSLEVSCPGGAASRLPTFLTPLLPFCA; this comes from the coding sequence ATGGCAGTTAAAATCCGCCTCGCCCGTCGTGGCCGTAAGAAGGCCGCTCAATTCGACATCGTAGTAGCTGACGCCCGCGCCCCGCGTGACGGCCGTTTCATCGAGAAAATCGGTACCTACGACCCCAACACCAACCCTGCTTCCATCAACTTCGACGGCGACAAAGCTTTCGACTGGATCATGAAGGGTGCCCAGCCGACCGATACCGTTCGGGCTATGCTCTCCTACCGTGGTGTTCTGTACCGCAAGCACCTGCAGCTGGGTGTTATCAAAGGTGCCATTTCGCAAGACGTAGCCGACGAGCGTTTCACTGCCTGGAAAGAGCAGAAAGACGCTAAAATCGAAGGCAAGCGTACTTCGCTGGGCTCGGCTAAGGATGAAGCCCGCAAGGCTGCCCTGGCTGCTGAGACCAAAGTGAAAGAAGCTCGCGCCGAGGCTCTGCGTATCAAGAATACGCCCGTAGCCGCCCCCACCGCTGAAGCTGCCGAAGGTGAAACGACCGAAGCTGCTGCTTCGACCGAAGCCACCGAGGAAGCCGGCGCCAAAGCGTTAGTTCCAGAGTCAGGGAGTTTGGAAGTGTCGTGCCCAGGCGGCGCCGCTTCCAGACTCCCTACTTTTTTGACCCCACTTCTCCCCTTTTGCGCATGA
- the trmD gene encoding tRNA (guanosine(37)-N1)-methyltransferase TrmD: MRLDIVTCQPELLTSPFAVSIVKRAQEKGLAEIHVHDLRRFAINKHGQIDDYVFGGGAGMVLRVEPIAACFDELLAQRTYDAVIYMTPDGETLRQPLVNRLSLASNLLILCGHYKGVDERIRKAYITHEISVGDYVLSGGELGAAILVDAVVRLLPGVLGNEESALSDSFQDNLLAPPVYTRPAEWRGEKVPDILLSGNTPLVETWRHEQAVERTRQRRPDLLE, translated from the coding sequence ATGCGCCTCGACATCGTCACTTGCCAGCCCGAATTGCTGACCAGCCCTTTCGCCGTTTCCATCGTGAAGCGGGCCCAGGAAAAAGGGCTGGCCGAAATTCACGTGCACGATTTGCGGCGCTTTGCCATCAACAAGCACGGGCAGATTGACGACTACGTCTTCGGCGGCGGGGCCGGTATGGTGCTGCGCGTGGAGCCCATTGCCGCTTGTTTCGACGAGCTGCTAGCCCAGCGCACGTACGACGCCGTCATCTACATGACGCCCGACGGCGAGACGCTACGCCAGCCCCTGGTTAACCGGCTTTCCCTGGCCAGCAACCTGCTCATTCTCTGCGGCCACTACAAGGGCGTCGACGAGCGAATCCGCAAGGCCTACATCACCCACGAAATCAGCGTGGGCGACTACGTGCTGAGCGGCGGGGAGCTGGGCGCGGCCATTCTGGTCGATGCCGTAGTGCGGCTCCTGCCGGGCGTGCTCGGCAACGAGGAGTCGGCCTTGAGCGACTCGTTTCAGGACAACCTGCTGGCCCCACCGGTCTACACCCGCCCGGCCGAATGGCGGGGCGAAAAAGTGCCCGATATTCTGCTCTCCGGCAACACGCCGCTGGTAGAAACCTGGCGCCACGAGCAAGCCGTGGAGCGCACCCGCCAGCGCCGCCCCGACCTGCTCGAATAG
- a CDS encoding acyl-CoA desaturase encodes MPILIFFVAHYYLSLFTQTFYLHRYAAHKMFTMNKFWERFFFLFTYICQGSSFLSPRAYALLHRMHHAYSDTEMDPHSPLFSSNAFSMMWKTKNIYNDVLNRKYAAAERFEGDYPEWSLIENIGDKWYSRLAWGTLYVLFYVQFATAWWMFLLLPIHFLMGPIHGAIVNWGGHKYGYQNFDNHDHSKNTLALDFLAFGELFQNNHHKLPMRVNFGVKWWEFDPTYSVIWTLDKAGIIKIKRKVTAQKMKVAA; translated from the coding sequence ATGCCGATACTCATTTTCTTTGTAGCGCACTACTACCTGTCGCTCTTCACGCAGACGTTCTATCTGCACCGCTACGCCGCCCACAAGATGTTCACGATGAACAAGTTCTGGGAGCGGTTCTTCTTTCTGTTCACCTACATCTGCCAGGGCTCTTCCTTCCTCTCGCCGCGGGCTTACGCGCTGCTGCACCGCATGCACCACGCCTACTCCGACACGGAAATGGACCCGCATTCGCCCCTGTTTTCGTCGAATGCCTTCAGCATGATGTGGAAGACCAAGAACATCTACAACGACGTGCTGAACCGCAAGTACGCCGCCGCCGAGCGGTTTGAGGGCGACTACCCCGAATGGTCGCTCATCGAGAACATCGGCGACAAATGGTACTCGCGCCTGGCTTGGGGTACGCTCTACGTGCTGTTCTACGTGCAGTTTGCCACCGCTTGGTGGATGTTTCTGCTGCTACCCATCCACTTCCTGATGGGTCCGATTCACGGTGCCATCGTCAACTGGGGCGGCCACAAGTACGGCTACCAGAACTTCGACAACCACGACCACAGCAAGAACACGCTGGCCCTCGACTTTTTGGCTTTCGGCGAATTGTTCCAGAACAACCACCACAAGCTGCCCATGCGCGTCAACTTCGGCGTGAAGTGGTGGGAATTCGACCCCACGTACTCCGTCATCTGGACCCTGGACAAAGCCGGCATCATCAAGATCAAGCGGAAAGTAACCGCCCAAAAGATGAAAGTCGCCGCGTAA
- the rplS gene encoding 50S ribosomal protein L19, with the protein MSVLLDFIQQESQERRASFPVFAAGDTVNVHVKIREGNKERIQQFQGVVIQRKNASTNGETFTVRKISNQIGTERIFPLLSPNIDKIELVRRGKVRRARLFYLRGLSGKAAKIKERRG; encoded by the coding sequence ATGAGCGTATTACTCGATTTTATCCAGCAGGAGTCCCAGGAGCGCCGCGCCAGCTTCCCTGTTTTCGCCGCCGGCGACACCGTTAACGTCCACGTGAAAATTCGCGAGGGCAACAAGGAGCGCATTCAGCAGTTCCAGGGTGTTGTTATTCAGCGCAAAAACGCCAGCACCAACGGCGAAACCTTCACCGTGCGCAAAATCTCGAACCAGATTGGTACCGAGCGTATTTTCCCCCTGCTGTCGCCCAACATCGACAAGATTGAGCTGGTGCGTCGCGGCAAAGTACGTCGCGCTCGTCTGTTCTACCTGCGTGGCCTGTCGGGCAAAGCTGCCAAAATCAAAGAGCGTCGCGGTTAA
- the rimM gene encoding ribosome maturation factor RimM (Essential for efficient processing of 16S rRNA) → MTIDECYLLGSLGKTHGLKGFVVAFMDVADLDEYRGLKTVYLELPGKPGKLVEYGVDKLQPQADDKALLKLTGIDTIEAAEPLRNAKLYRPLAELPALEDDQFYFHDVIGYTVVDAVLGELGTVETFYEMPQQDLMGMRYKGKEVLVPVVDELIERADQAAKKLYVTLPEGLLDVYLSPASRERDEPDEFDGPDTDDAQAEDQK, encoded by the coding sequence ATGACTATCGACGAGTGCTACCTGCTGGGCTCCCTGGGCAAAACGCACGGCCTGAAAGGCTTTGTGGTAGCCTTCATGGACGTGGCGGACCTGGACGAGTACCGCGGCCTGAAAACGGTGTACCTGGAGCTGCCCGGCAAGCCCGGGAAGCTCGTGGAGTACGGTGTGGACAAGCTCCAGCCCCAGGCCGACGATAAGGCTCTGCTCAAGCTCACCGGCATCGACACGATTGAAGCCGCCGAGCCCCTACGCAACGCCAAGCTCTACCGCCCCCTGGCTGAGCTGCCCGCCCTGGAAGACGACCAGTTCTACTTCCACGACGTGATTGGCTACACCGTAGTTGATGCCGTGCTGGGCGAGCTGGGCACCGTAGAAACCTTCTACGAGATGCCCCAGCAGGACCTAATGGGCATGCGCTATAAGGGCAAGGAAGTATTGGTGCCGGTGGTGGACGAGCTGATTGAGCGCGCCGACCAGGCCGCGAAAAAGCTCTACGTCACGCTGCCCGAAGGTCTGCTCGACGTGTACCTGAGCCCGGCTTCCCGGGAGCGGGACGAGCCCGACGAATTCGACGGGCCCGACACCGACGACGCGCAAGCTGAAGACCAGAAGTAG
- a CDS encoding RluA family pseudouridine synthase → MNRPNIWSEQKEILFEDNHLLILNKPAGVLVQGDNTGDEPLSVKAAEYLRFKYKKPGAAFVGVAHRLDRPVSGVVALAKTSKALSRLNEMFRDNKVHKTYWALVGKCPEPSSGHLTHWLVKDPIRNVTKAYPKMHPQGLKADLDYQVLGQAGNRFLIQVNPITGRPHQIRVQLATGLGTPIVGDVKYGFLNPLPDVSIALHARQLEFEHPVTREAMCFRAPVPEMAHWEAAQTFYTL, encoded by the coding sequence GTGAATCGTCCTAACATTTGGTCGGAGCAGAAGGAAATTCTGTTCGAAGACAACCACTTGCTCATTCTCAACAAGCCCGCCGGCGTTCTGGTGCAGGGCGACAATACCGGGGATGAGCCGCTGTCGGTGAAAGCCGCCGAATACCTGCGCTTCAAGTACAAGAAGCCGGGCGCGGCCTTCGTGGGCGTGGCCCACCGTCTCGACCGGCCCGTGAGCGGGGTGGTAGCGTTGGCCAAAACCAGCAAGGCCCTGAGCCGCCTGAACGAGATGTTCCGCGACAACAAGGTGCACAAAACCTACTGGGCCTTGGTGGGCAAGTGCCCCGAGCCCAGCAGCGGCCACCTGACGCACTGGCTGGTGAAAGACCCGATTCGCAACGTGACCAAGGCCTACCCCAAAATGCACCCTCAGGGCCTGAAAGCTGACCTCGACTACCAAGTGCTGGGCCAGGCCGGCAACCGCTTCCTGATCCAGGTGAATCCCATTACGGGCCGCCCCCACCAGATCCGGGTGCAGCTGGCCACCGGCCTGGGCACGCCCATTGTCGGCGACGTGAAATATGGTTTTCTCAACCCATTGCCCGACGTGAGCATCGCGCTGCACGCCCGGCAGCTGGAGTTTGAGCACCCCGTGACCCGCGAGGCCATGTGCTTCCGGGCCCCGGTGCCGGAAATGGCCCACTGGGAAGCCGCTCAAACCTTTTACACGCTCTAG